From Brucella anthropi ATCC 49188:
AGGTCGGCCAGCGTCTGATCATGCAAATCCATACCGATGCGATGGCGCTCTGTCTCCAGCGCTTCGGTCAGCTTCAACGCGCCGAAACGCAAGCCTTCCTCGCGAGCGCGCGCTTCCGTTTCCACGATAGCGGAACGCTTGGCCTGTTCCGCCGCGCGGATCGCAAAAAAATATGGTGCAAGCAGATCGGCAATCGACTGGGCGTTTTCCACGTCCCGCATGGTGTAGCAGGCGGGCGCGAGACTGGAGCAGCTGAGCGCACCGATAATATCGCCCTGCGCCTTCAAGGGCACATGCAGGCGGCCTTTCAGATCATGCTCGATGATCGGACTGGAAAAGGAACCATCAAAGTGAAAACGCTGATCGGTGCGCGCATCGTCGGTCAGTAGATGATCGACTTCGCCGGAGAGCACCGTTCGAATGGGACTGCCCGACAACAGGGCGGGAGGATTACGACTCCAGGCCGTCGATATGCCGCTCTCATAGGCGATGTGGAACTTGCCATCGACCATCTTGATGCAAACGTCCAGATGATCATAGGGCACGATATGCGTGATTTCCGCCGCCACCGCCTGAATAATGGAATCGAAGTCGAGCTGTCCCGCCAGCAATCTGGAAATATTCAGATAGTGGTCGAGCAACCTCTGGGGCACGAGTTCGGCCAAGCGTTTCTCCTCCAAACGCAAATTGCTCCTGAAGCACTATAATACGCCGTCACATCCTCGGCGCGTCTTGCGGGTTCCCGCAATTTTGCTGCGGGAACCCGCAAGACAGTTGCTTCATTCGGCCTTCACAGAAGGCTTGTCTTCTTTCATCCTCGCTTCACCAGAAAATTGCCCGCAAGACAAGAGCGTAAAATCGCGTCAGGTGCAGACTGGTGCCGTTGAGGAGCGGCGGTGCGGGAGGCTCGCATCATAATCAATTCAGACGATCCGAAGTGCCGGGGCGCTGCGGGTCGTACACTGGCAACCGGGAGGAAAGAATGAAACTCGCAAGAATCCTTTTCGCATCCGCAGCACTGGCAGGCGTTCTCGCCGCTGGCAGCGCGATGGCTGACACATCGTCGAAGAAGATTGCATTCTCCAACAATTATGCTGGCAACTCATGGCGCCAGGCCATGCTGCAAAGCTGGGACAAGATCACCAAGGAAGCCGTGAAGGCCGGTGTGGTCGCTGCGGCTGACCCGTTCACGACGGCTGAAAATCAGGCCACAGAGCAGGCCGCACAGATCCAGAACATGATCCTGCAAGGCTATGATGCCATCGTCATCAATGCCGCTTCGCCAACCGCTTTGAACGGTGCAATCAAGGAAGCCTGCGATGCGGGCATCACGGTCGTTTCCTTTGACGGCACCGTCACGGAGCCTTGCGCATGGCGCATCGCGGTCGATTTCAAGGCAATG
This genomic window contains:
- a CDS encoding GAF domain-containing sensor histidine kinase, translated to MAELVPQRLLDHYLNISRLLAGQLDFDSIIQAVAAEITHIVPYDHLDVCIKMVDGKFHIAYESGISTAWSRNPPALLSGSPIRTVLSGEVDHLLTDDARTDQRFHFDGSFSSPIIEHDLKGRLHVPLKAQGDIIGALSCSSLAPACYTMRDVENAQSIADLLAPYFFAIRAAEQAKRSAIVETEARAREEGLRFGALKLTEALETERHRIGMDLHDQTLADLTRLARHVERLTHAPDLSGEQLEPLFRGLQHCMHDLRQIIEEAKPSILQLFGFVQATENHLDRSVRDSGSSIEWTLDDRSDGMADRLEETVATSLFRIVQEAINNTIRHAHASRLRVTFRDKGGRLHVEVADNGIGMDRQVQRSSDGHGVGHGIDNMRTRARLISASFAIRKNGEGGGTSVTIHLPVEMCRETGG